CGCTCAACGAAGGCGGGGGCGCTCGCCCCCGCGACACGGCTATCGGCTCTCTGCGTGGCGGAACGCGGCCAGCGGCATGGCCCCGTGGGCACCGCGACCACAGAGAGTGGCTACGAGCCTTCAGATTTCAAGGATCACCGGAGGTTCGCAATCAGAGGATCCAGGGCTCGCCCAGCTCGCGGTACAAGGGTCTTTTCCGGCCGATGTGCCTTCGTGACTCAGCTAGACGACCGGGAAAGCGGTACACGAGCACGCTGTCGAGCGCTGGATCAATGACATCATGAATCTCCCCCATCAGCCGCTCGTACCGGTCGGGGCTGAGCCGGCATTCGAAGACCGACAGCTGCACCCTGGTCCCGTACGAGCAGCACACCTCAGCGATGCGCCGGAGCCGCGCACCACCTGGACCGGCAGTGTCAGCGATGTCGTACGCGATCAATACGTCCACGTCACGCCGGGATCACGAACGGCGGGTACGTCGGAAGATCGCCTCGCAGATGACGAGCCAGGAGGGTCGCCTGCACACTTGGCAGCGCCCAACGCTCGACAGCGCGTCCTACAACGGGATGAGCTAGCTCAACTTGCTTGGCCTGCTCCCAACGCCGGAGGAACTTGGCGCGCCCCTCGTCGGCAAGATAACAAGCGCCGCCCGGGGTCCACACAAAATCGCCCGCGCCGATCTCCCGCCGTCTCAACATGCCGACCACGAATCTGTCGGTCAGCGGCCGCATCTCCTCGGCGAGGTCGAGTGCGAGCGACGGCCGACCAGAGCGCACGCGGTGGAGGAAGCCCACCTGGTGATCAAGCCCGATCGCTTCGAGGGCACCGACCAGTTCGGTCACCACCAGCGCGTACGCGAAACCGAGAAGAGCATTGACAGGGTCCCGGGGCGGCCGACGGCTCCGGCTCGCGAAACGCCATGGCGTGTCGGACAAGACTGTGCCGAGCGCCGTGAAGTAGACGCGAGCAGCGTCGCCTTCGATCCCTCGGACATGATCGGCCGTCGGCGCGGTCGACAGCCTCCCAAGCCGCTCGGCGATCAGATCAGCGCGATCGCCGATGCGACGCCTCGCCGAGCTCGATGGAGCATCGCGGGCCCACCGCATCATCACGCGGCGGCTGTTCTGCAACTTGCCGGCAATGAACAGCTTCGTCAGCCGCAACGCCGCGGCATCGTCGGTCGCGGCGCAGACCTGCGCAACCCGGAGGTGGACGTTGCCCGACGCGGGCGGGCCGACCGTGAAGCGCAGTCGCCCATTGCGCCGAAGTACCGCCACCCGGACATGGTGGTCGACGCACGCCGCAAGCGCGTCCATCGTCGCGTGCACCGCGCCGAGCATCACCACTGAATCGATGCCCTCAAGTGGCACGCGCTCCTTGTCAGCACCCCGGCGAACGATCAGCGAGCGCCCCGATCGCGCGATCGATGTCTCGTGCCCCGCCACGTAGACCGAGCTCAAGTACCGCACGCCAAGACCTCCATGTCGACGTACGCAGCGACGTCGACCGCACAGGCGACAGTGTGGGGTAGGCAGATCGGTTCGAGTTGGCAAGCGCCGCAGCGTTCATCATCGGGGGGTGGCGGCAACCGACCATCCACCACGTCGCGGCGAATCGCCTCGATGACCGCGATCGTCGTCCGACGAAGCGTCGTGTCGAAGGTCACCGGCACGCGGCGGCGAGGCCCTCCGTACCAGACCGCGCCAAGGTTGACCACAACTCCGGTCATCTCCTCGAGACACAGTGCCTGTGCGCAGAGCTGCAGGTCCGCCGCGCGGCGATGCCGGATGCCGCTCTTGTACTCCACCGGGAACACCCGGTCCCCCGGGCCCACTTCAACGGCATCCGCTCGACCGCTGAGCCCCAGCACTTCGGACCAGAGCGGGATCGACCGAAGCGTGAGGTGCCCACGCTCCTGCCGATGTGGGGCATGATCGACACGGCGGTGGAACCGCGTACCCGCGGCTGTCGCACGATTCTCCGCCCAGACGCCGTCAACGTGGATCAGTGCGCACTGCCGGGGGCAGTACTCGTAGTGCTCGATCGCCGAGATCGGCACGACCACCTCGGCCTCGACGGTCACCGGATCCGCCGCGACGCGAATGCCCGAGTCGGGTCGGCGCCCTCGACCCGGAGGCTGACGCTTTCCC
This region of Acidimicrobiales bacterium genomic DNA includes:
- the cas1 gene encoding CRISPR-associated endonuclease Cas1, whose protein sequence is MRYLSSVYVAGHETSIARSGRSLIVRRGADKERVPLEGIDSVVMLGAVHATMDALAACVDHHVRVAVLRRNGRLRFTVGPPASGNVHLRVAQVCAATDDAAALRLTKLFIAGKLQNSRRVMMRWARDAPSSSARRRIGDRADLIAERLGRLSTAPTADHVRGIEGDAARVYFTALGTVLSDTPWRFASRSRRPPRDPVNALLGFAYALVVTELVGALEAIGLDHQVGFLHRVRSGRPSLALDLAEEMRPLTDRFVVGMLRRREIGAGDFVWTPGGACYLADEGRAKFLRRWEQAKQVELAHPVVGRAVERWALPSVQATLLARHLRGDLPTYPPFVIPA
- the cas4 gene encoding CRISPR-associated protein Cas4 — protein: MTVEAEVVVPISAIEHYEYCPRQCALIHVDGVWAENRATAAGTRFHRRVDHAPHRQERGHLTLRSIPLWSEVLGLSGRADAVEVGPGDRVFPVEYKSGIRHRRAADLQLCAQALCLEEMTGVVVNLGAVWYGGPRRRVPVTFDTTLRRTTIAVIEAIRRDVVDGRLPPPPDDERCGACQLEPICLPHTVACAVDVAAYVDMEVLACGT